The following are encoded together in the Theileria orientalis strain Shintoku DNA, chromosome 1, complete genome genome:
- a CDS encoding uncharacterized protein (synaptojanin, N-terminal domain containing protein), translating into MDGIYILKTFTSWYSIGLNRLLSEENYKVDSESPDVHDVFDDLKDYTLNDTKTLWIDRSTCQVSESLVPLTEEEPISENVIDAFLGIVEVMNTYHLGVVTRSEVVAELDLDNLGFNRRSKSRVMTIKEVKFLPIRSHQDVTYGSGDVFSFDAAMNQLSPGTSPSTNIMGSSNLANLATVMNSNNTLGDPGQYQMQEEVFKVLENMEKILATGYYYSYDTDLTNTMQSLYLEGRVPLRRMMSTTRKSGRPAEEDTQGTPTLYEVSKRDFNWGYKISQVLPRRWKTVLVQGYVGYRISHLNEEKMETLIIGRRNVKRSGTRYVARGIDEKGNVGNFVETEVRVRINEEKWYSYTQHRGSVPVFWEQMNVTAPVLLYNYHHNIRSFKKHVEVLNEYYRPNEYQLYVNLLDVKENEKVLTDSFMNVVDDYNRAQGVEKKEVSGKRRSKVGMIDLVNYNYNVNAKWNTHEIIIKYILEELNHEFNNIGYFDEEKDRELEGRRGLQRGIVRTNCLDCLDRTNIFQWMASWVVVNKILNNRMASSTGGTSILNTSAEGGLLEEATRTEANFSRLKEMLLTPEGGTREESTLFTAFTDLWCGHGDAISIHYSGTPSTLSERVKQTNTSLNSLFHYSKTMVQRLYHSLFQDNQRQAVFNILSPYTATGTGTGARERRLLNTKYYIQDPFNAEISREGAGSFTSGHETTASAGRGFEVPYSSDSDTYTESGRARQSRAQGTTDGSDSIFDKLQKEIMNKLTIKEQLEEEYEEAEFARKSLDQLKIWVGSWNIGAHTVDVNQDVLDWMELKRMECDLYVFSFQEFVELNFINIATGRTDENKEYEFEYFVENMFKLSTSHGFEKVTSISMTGLYLVIFVKRSLKPHIRDLLITNVKTGLNYNIGNKGSVGIQFNLFDYTLSFLNIHLNFGKNLNVGRIELLEYILKNAFKEFNKNVLDNDIFILGGDFNFHVQLEKQVVLNLLKKMEYTKLLNYDEFNMAKMIGIPVINRLHEASIQFQPTYKYKDGTKYYTTKRSPAWCDRIIFGGRLFESRKINILSYKRNDNLMISDHRPVSSIILVDLK; encoded by the exons ATGGATGGAATATATATTCTTAAAACATTTACGTCGTGGTACAGTATCGGATTAAACCGACTTTTGTCGGAAGAAAACTACAAAGTAGACTCAGAGAGCCCAGATGTACACGACGTGTTCGACGACCTGAAGGACTACACACTCAACGACACAAAAACACTGTGGATAGATAGGTCAACGTGCCAAGTAAGTGAGTCGCTGGTACCTTTGACGGAAGAAGAGCCAATAAGTGAGAATGTAATAGACGCCTTCCTGGGCATAGTGGAGGTGATGAACACATATCACTTGGGAGTAGTAACGAGGTCGGAAGTAGTGGCGGAGTTGGATCTGGATAACCTGGGGTTCAATAGGAGAAGTAAGAGTAGAGTAATGACAATCAAGGAGGTCAAGTTCCTGCCAATAAGGTCCCACCAGGACGTGACCTACGGAAGCGGAGATGTCTTTAGTTTTGACGCGGCAATGAATCAGCTGAGCCCAGGAACGAGTCCGTCGACAAACATAATGGGATCTAGTAATCTGGCGAACCTGGCGACGGTGATGAACAGCAATAACACACTAGGAGACCCAGGGCAATACCAGATGCAAGAGGAGGTGTTCAAAGTGCTGGAAAACATGGAAAAAATACTAGCCACAGGGTACTATTACTCGTACGACACGGATCTGACAAACACAATGCAGTCATTATACCTAGAAGGAAGAGTGCCGCTGAGAAGGATGATGAGTACCACAAGGAAGTCAGGGAGGCCTGCAGAGGAGGATACGCAGGGTACGCCAA CACTCTACGAAGTGTCGAAGAGAGACTTCAACTGGGGATATAAAATCTCGCAAGTACTGCCGAGAAGGTGGAAGACAGTGTTGGTGCAGGGCTACGTGGGATACAGAATCAGCCACCTGAacgaggagaagatggAGACGCTGATCATAGGAAGAAGGAACGTTAAGAGGTCAGGAACGAGGTATGTGGCGAGAGGAATCGACGAAAAGGGAAACGTGGGAAACTTCGTGGAAACGGAAGTGAGAGTGCGAATCAACGAGGAAAAATGGTACTCGTATACGCAGCACAGAGGCTCAGTGCCAGTGTTCTGGGAGCAGATGAACGTGACGGCGCCAGTGCTGCTGTACAACTACCACCACAACATACGCTCGTTCAAGAAGCACGTGGAAGTGCTGAACGAGTACTACAGGCCGAACGAATACCAGTTGTACGTAAACCTGCTGGACGTtaaggaaaatgaaaaggtgCTGACGGACTCGTTCATGAACGTAGTGGACGACTACAACAGAGCACAGGGCGTcgaaaaaa aggaggtgTCTGGAAAGCGAAGAAGTAAGGTAGGAATGATAGACCTGGTAAACTATAACTACAACGTAAACGCAAAGTGGAACACACACGAAATAATAATCAAGTACATACTGGAGGAGTTGAACCACGAGTTTAACAATATCGGATACTTCGACGAGGAAAA AGATAGAGAGTTGGAAGGAAGGAGAGGGTTGCAGAGAGGAATAGTGAGGACTAACTGCCTGGACTGCCTAGATAGAACGAACATATTCCAGTGGATGGCGAGTTGGGTGGTAGTGAATAAGATACTGAATAACAGAATGGCAAGTTCAACAGGAGGAACGAGCATACTGAACACGAGCGCGGAAGGTGGCTTGTTAGAAGAAGCAACAAGGACAGAAGCAAACTTCAGTAGACTGAAGGAGATGCTGCTGACGCCAGAAGGAGGGACGAGAGAAGAAAGCACGCTCTTTACAGCCTTCACGGACCTGTGGTGCGGCCACGGAGACGCGATCAGCATACACTACTCAGGGACGCCCTCGACGCTGTCGGAAAGAGTGAAGCAGACGAACACGAGTCTTAACTCACTCTTCCACTACAGCAAGACGATGGTGCAGAGGCTCTACCACTCGCTCTTCCAAGATAACCAGAGGCAGGCAGTGTTTAACATACTCTCTCCGTACACTGCGACGGGCACAGGCACGG GAGCAAGAGAAAGAAGACTCCTTAACACAAAGTACTACATCCAGGACCCGTTCAACGCAGAAATTAGCAGAGAAGGAGCAGGGTCATTCACATCAGGGCACGAAACGACGGCCTCGGCAGGAAGAGGCTTCGAAGTGCCGTACTCAAGCGACAGCGACACGTACACAGAAAGCGGGAGAGCGCGCCAAAGCAGGGCGCAGGGAACGACCGACGGCTCAGACAGCATCTTCGACAAGCTGCAGAAGGAGATCATGAATAAGCTGACGATCAA AGAGcagctggaggaggagtacgaggag gCCGAGTTCGCAAGAAAGTCGCTCGACCAGCTGAAGATCTGGGTGGGCTCCTGGAACATAGGAGCGCACACGGTCGACGTCAACCAGGACGTGCTCGACTGGAtggagctgaagaggaTGGAGTGCGACCTCTACGTGTTCAGCTTCCAGGAGTTCGTGGAGCTGAACTTCATCAACATAGCCACAG GTAGAACGGATGAAAACAAGGAGTACGAATTTGAGTATTTCGTAGAGAACATGTTTAAGCTGTCGACGAGCCACGGTTTCGAAAAGGTGACATCGATATCGATGACAGGACTGTACCTGGTGATCTTCGTGAAAAGGTCTCTTAAGCCGCACATAAGAGACCTGCTAATAACAAACGTGAAGACAGGGTTAAACTACAACATAG GGAACAAGGGGTCAGTAGGAATACAATTTAACCTGTTTGACTACACGTTGTCCTTCCTTAACATACACCTCAACTTCGGAAAGAACCTGAACGTGGGAAGAATAGAGCTCTTGGAGTACATACTGAAAAACGCATTCAAGGAGTTCAACAAAAACGTACTCGATAACGACATATTCATACTGGGAGGAGACTTCAACTTCCACGTGCAGCTGGAAAAGCAAGTGGtcctgaacctgctgaagaaaatGGAGTACACGAAGCTGCTCAACTACGACGAGTTTAACATGGCGAAGATGATAGGGATCCCGGTGATAAACAGACTCCACGAGGCGTCTATTCAGTTCCAGCCCACGTACAAGTACAAGGACGGGACGAAGTACTACACGACGAAGAGGTCGCCAGCATG GTGTGATCGTATAATATTTGGCGGAAGACTCTTTGAGTCCAGAAAGATTAACATATTAAGTTATAAGAGAAATGATAACTTAATGATATCGGACCACAGACCAGTTTCATCCATTATATTAGTGGATTTGaaataa
- a CDS encoding uncharacterized protein (DNA/RNA helicase, DEAD/DEAH box type, N-terminal domain containing protein), with protein MYNKYLIKKYKFLSICSNVPSGLDKPLNSIHSIDKSFNLTTKYHLYYQTRDVLRRLNYNDFDKFQSDVFNWVKSRYTKRLDLINKLNSFEQNNYKYDHTSDSSISLVVGGTNSGKTSSYLLALSDVVNDPANEASMVNRDCYRSKMMVYGNLKGYKAFHLPGVKKINGIPKFNWNSYVVPCAIILVPFRELGMNIHNLCSKINIRSSLLAGGKGYKVQAQGSITVNCDNGNVDVVIATPEMFYRSLNGRLDNVKIDIKFIKLIVFEEADLLNEEEYLEKINDIINLIYSNGLNLLYVSRFKTEPMMNNLEQMLSLHINNADSDINGAKSELNVIETQGDNLDDVKKIFIHTSNSDRLELLIDLLHELNVPNSGNKTSDAVINFNLLHRFLKYSLLDRGFKAINLFGGMYYDERTNNLKAFQTGSSILITTNFTARYKLDCKINQVILYDFPKDFNDYVHCISSLSGKGKEVYAFFNNKNMSLVKEIQAHSKSFSKFEFRNLTPKLSRKLHLHQSSILKRLKTRGVKVPKKGSKLMSKKGKMANNKSVLGPRKKKIMKKYYLMTKAVKNLEFLRRRGILKKDQLLPKTPDKHVEASDSQEFIQMKRSPDGFLQIIPRRRSRIRIPQVCLDNSDYD; from the exons ttgtataataaatatttaattaaaaaatacaaatttttatcaatttgTTCAAATGTGCCTAGCGGTTTAGATAAACCTTTAAATTCTATACATTCCATCGATAAATCATTCAATTTAACCACTAAATATCATCTGTATTATCAAACTAGAGATGTATTAAGAAggttaaattataatgatttTGACAAATTTCAATCTGATGTATTTAACTGGGTTAAATCCCGGTACACAAAACGACTTGATTTGATTAATAAACTCAATAGTTTTGAACAAaacaattacaaatatgatCACACATCAGATTCTAGTATTTCTCTTGTAGTTGGTGGTACCAATTCAGGTAAAACGAGCTCTTATTTGCTGGCTCTTTCGGATGTCGTGAATGACCCAGCCAATGAGGCTTCTATGGTAAACAGAGACTGTTATAGATCAAAGATGATGGTTTATGGTAATTTGAAGGGCTACAAAGCCTTTCATCTTCCTGGcgttaaaaaaataaacggAATtcctaaatttaattggaACTCGTATGTAGTACCTTGCGCCATCATATTGGTGCCTTTCAGAGAATTGGGGATGAATATACACAATCTCTGCtcaaaaattaacattagaTCGAGTTTGTTGGCAGGTGGAAAAGGTTATAAAGTACAGGCACAAGGATCAATTACAGTGAACTGTGATAATG GCAATGTTGATGTGGTAATCGCAACTCCTGAAATGTTTTACAGGAGTCTAAACGGAAGGTTGGATAACGTTAAGATTGATATTAAGTTTATTAAACTCATTGTATTTGAGGAAGCTGATCTGCTTAACGAGGAGGAATATCTGGAAAAGATTAATGATATTATCAACTTGATATACTCAAATGGGTTGAATCTACTGTATGTATCAAGGTTTAAGACGGAACCGATGATGAATAACCTTGAACAAATGCTGTCGCTTCATATCAACAACGCTGACAGTGATATAAACGGCGCTAAGAGTGAATTGAATGTTATAGAAACGCAGGGGGATAACCTGGATGATGTTAAGAAAATATTCATACACACCTCAAATAGTGACCGTTTGGAGCTACTGATTGATCTTTTGCACGAACTAAACGTGCCTAATAGTGGTAATAAGACCTCCGATGCAGTCA TTAACTTTAACCTTTTACATAGATTTCTCAAGTATTCACTTTTGGACCGAGGATTTAAGGCCATTAACCTGTTCGGAGGAATGTACTATGATGAACGCACAAATAATTTGAAGGCGTTTCAAACGGGATCAAGCATACTGATAACAACTAATTTTACAGCTAGATACAAGTTggattgtaaaataaatcaggTAATACTGTACGATTTTCCGAAGGATTTCAATGATTATGTACACTGCATATCCTCATTATCCGGGAAGGGAAAAG AGGTTTACGCGttttttaacaacaaaAATATGTCACTGGTTAAAGAAATTCAAGCACACTCTAAATCGTTCTCAAAGTTCGAATTCAGGAATTTAACCCCGAAGCTTAGCAGAAAGCTGCACTTGCACCAGTCGTCTATACTGAAACGACTGAAAACGAG AGGTGTGAAAGTACCCAAGAAGGGAAGTAAGCTGATGTCTAAAAAGGGGAAAATGGCGAATAATAAAAGCGTGCTTGGGCCaagaaaaaagaagataatGAAGAAGTATTATCTAAT GACCAAGGCAGTTAAAAACCTTGAATTCCTCAGGAGAAGGGGAATACTTAAAAAGGATCAATTATTACCAAA GACCCCTGATAAACACGTTGAGGCATCCGATAGTCAAGAATTTATTCAAATGAAAAGATCTCCAGATGGGTTTTTGCAAATAATACCAAGACGAAGGTCACGTATTAGGATTCCACAGGTGTGTTTAGACAATTCAGATTATGATTAG
- a CDS encoding aspartyl aminopeptidase, whose product MTLSTSKLKDAQSLGLKFVKFLNSTGSPFHSVKHLVKYLSDHNVPLTHLGETEPWKLENGKTYYVANNNGTMMAFNIGQNFNPTKGGLILVCSHTDSPCLKLDSKCHTKNKGFNQLSVTTYGGGLWHTWMDRDLGLAGRVVVRTNDTLEEKLVHLQRPLILLPNLAIHLQTSQERESLKLNRDTHLKPVMSTELVHELTKSETEPLLKLLSEELKCKVEDLVDFELCLMDSNPSCISGVYQEFVSSGRLDNLGSCFGSVAAFADFVLSDQNKNNDAVVVTVSYNYEEIGSSLSYGANSNVTFLWLEKIFSSLGSSLVDTRHRALVVSADMAHGVHPNYSEKHISTHSPMFHEGVVLKWNVNGRYATEVQASALLKQCARTANVPLQEFRVGNETPCGSTVGPMLGRRLCVPVADVGFVQLAMHSCREVCSLVDLLHFKDLLVELFKSSHLLDSYKSYHY is encoded by the exons ATGACTTTATCGACTTCCAAGTTAAAAGATGCTCAAAGCCTgggtttaaaatttgttaaatttttaaactccaCTGGCTCTCCCTTTCACTCCGTTAAACACCTTGTCAAATACCTATCTGACCACAACGTTCCTCTTACACATCTCGGGGAAAC tgAACCTTGGAAGCTTGAGAACGGAAAGACCTATTATGTTGCAAATAACAACGGGACAATGATGGCTTTCAACATAG GCCAAAACTTTAATCCTACTAAGGGAGGATTGATTTTGGTGTGTTCTCACACTGACTCCCCTTGCCTCAAGCTTGACTCGAAATGCcatacaaaaaacaaaggaTTTAACCAG CTGTCTGTCACCACCTACGGAGGCGGTCTTTGGCACACCTGGATGGATCGTGATTTAGGTTTGGCCGGCCGTGTAGTAGTAAGGACAAATG ACACCCTCGAGGAGAAGCTGGTACACCTCCAGAGGCCCCTAATACTGTTGCCAAATTTGGCAATACACTTACAAACATCACAGGAAAGGGAGTCACTTAAGTTGAACAGA GATACGCATTTGAAGCCGGTTATGAGTACTGAGCTTGTTCACGAGTTGACAAAAAGTGAAACTGAGCCCCTCCTAAAACTCTTATCAGA AGAATTGAAGTGTAAAGTTGAGGACTTGGTTGACTTCGAACTGTGCCTGATGGACTCAAACCCCTCGTGCATTTCTGGAGTGTATCAGGAGTTCGTTTCTAGCGGCAGACTTGACAACTTGGGATCGTGTTTCGGGTCAGTGGCCGCCTTTGCCGATTTCGTTTTATCTGATCAGA ATAAGAATAATGACGCCGTTGTGGTCACCGTAAGCTACAACTACGAGGAAATCGGCTCTTCTCTCAGCTACGGCGCCAACTCCAACGTCACTTTTCTCTGGCTTGAGAAGATCTTCAGCTCCCTTGGGAGCTCCCTGGTCGACACTAGGCACCGCGCTCTCGTTGTCAGTGCTGACATGGCTCACGGCGTCCACCCCAACTACTCTGAGAAGCACATCTCCACGCACTCGCCCATGTTCCACGAGGGCGTCGTCCTCAAGTGGAATGTCAACGGCAGGTACGCCACTGAGGTCCAGGCCTCTGCCCTTCTGAAGCAGTGTGCCAGGACTGCCAACGTGCCTCTTCAGGAGTTCAGGGTCGGCAATGAAACGCCCTGCGGCTCCACTGTCGGCCCTATGTTAGGCCGACGCCTGTGCGTTCCCGTCGCCGACGTCGGCTTCGTTCAACTCGCTATGCACTCCTGCCGTGAGGTCTGCAGTCTCGTCGACTTGCTCCATTTTAAGGATCTTCTGGTG GAACTCTTTAAGTCGAGTCACTTGCTGGATTCCTACAAGTCCTATCACTACTAA
- a CDS encoding inositol phosphatase — protein MDTSNTNNTEASDKNSIDTNNTNSTSTAKSNVKETSGKNADKKRFSLLTLFKKVDKKLVPLSVGDNTDKTRDPIKIFVGTWNMAFKKIDQKSVINQVECTCPPNSKGCTCLSQYNDPLRDWIDLNYDIYFITLQESVSPNFFKIITKYLERSSRKLVKIDLKHDRIMGFGEGAYVSRKMTVISAWINKKLLDEGSVKVGCSRQVYLSSYNRSKGVVCVQMKIYEQILCLIGGHMPSDYMERQKACQTVLEKLSTMFGANESLTFKDVFHHVIWAGDFNFKLMVALEKVVENIQKGTLGPLMKYDEFYLASSSLKDQKFREDAITFDPTYKKKENRSVLNKGEEGWFNNEYAISDVKWYGNYNTQRIPSWTDRILKWSDESVESCLQIEPKTYKPALPKRKTMLLSSDHTPISCGYTLRPVSRSLAPPVKLNLVLGTNSILFGPGYPSRFTCSSDAYGLESTKFQLPKDVADTIINSNPETTRYIEIPEEIGIERELVESALTLFDESQNLKVGLNYPSIYFDLQKHIAKEYVSSQATLSSLNTLRAVTYIINILRSFAKLYSAKYANKDSEEAKYALCSTIVYTKVADSLEKSRAKHLDKIKAESKRLTHNLNQLPRVKSTGDMSLLMSAAHFSTIITLVVVLFLSTHFSMV, from the exons atggaCACTTCAAACACGAATAACACAGAAGCCAGTGACAAGAATAGCATAGATACTAACAACACGAATAGTACAAGCACTGCAAAAAGTAATGTTAAAGAAACTAGTGGCAAAAACGCTGATAAAAAAAGGTTCTCGCTACTAACACTGTTTAAAAAGGTGGATAAAAAGCTGGTGCCACTATCAGTGGGAGATAACACAGATAAAACGAGAGAtccaataaaaatattcgTCGGGACGTGGAACATGGCGTTTAAGAAGATAGACCAGAAAAGTGTGATAAACCAGGTGGAGTGCACGTGTCCGCCAAATTCAAAAGGATGCACGTGCCTGAGCCAGTACAACGATCCGCTGAGAGATTGGATAGACCTGAACTACGACATATACTTCATAACGCTGCAGGAGTCAGTGTCGCCGAACTTCTTTAAAATCATCACAAAGTACCTGGAAAGGTCGAGTAGAAAGTTGGTAAAAATAGACCTTAAACACGATAGAATCATGGGATTCGGAGAAGGAGCGTACGTGTCGAGGAAGATGACAGTCATCTCAGCATGGATAaacaagaagctgctggacgaaGGATCGGTGAAGGTGGGCTGCTCGAGACAAGTGTACCTGTCGAGCTACAACAGAAGCAAGGGCGTGGTCTGCGTGCAGATGAAAATATACGAACAGATACTGTGTTTAATAGGAGGACACATGCCGTCAGATTACATGGAGAGGCAAAAGGCGTGCCAAACAGTGCTGGAGAAGCTGTCGACGATGTTCGGAGCGAACGAAAGTTTGACCTTCAAGGACGTGTTCCACCATGTGATATGGGCAGGCGACTTCAACTTTAAGCTGATGGTGGCGCTGGAAAAGGTGGTGGAAAACATACAAAAAGGAACTCTGGGCCCACTGATGAAGTACGACGAGTTCTATCTGGCCTCGTCGTCACTGAAAGACCAG AAGTTCCGAGAGGACGCCATCACATTCGATCCAACAtataaaaagaaggaaaatcGCAGCGTGTTAAACAAGGGAGAGGAGGGCTGGTTTAATAACGAGTACGCAATATCGGACGTGAAGTGGTACGGAAACTATAACACGCAGAGAATACCGTCCTGGACAGATAGAATACTTAAGTGGTCGGACGAGTCTGTGGAGTCATGCCTACAAATTGAACCTAAAACATACAAGCCAGCACTGCCGAAGAGAAAAACAATGTTACTGAGCAGCGACCACACTCCAATATCATGCGGATACACACTGCGGCCAGTGAGCAGGAGCCTAGCGCCACCAGTGAAACTTAAC TTGGTTCTGGGAACGAACTCAATACTGTTTGGACCAGGCTACCCGAGCAGATTCACCTGCAGTTCAGACGCATACGGGTTGGAATCAACTAAGTTTCAACTGCCAAAAGACGTGGCGgatacaataataaactcAAACCCAGAAACAACAAGATATATTGAGATTCCAGAGGAAATAGGAATAGAAAGAGAATTGGTAGAGAGCGCTTTGACACTTTTCGATGAAAGCCAGAACCTTAAAGTGGGCCTGAACTATCCATCAATCTACTTTGACCTGCAAAAGCATATTGCCAAGGAGTACGTATCATCTCAAGCGACACTGTCATCTTTGAACACCCTGAGGGCAGTAACATAcattattaacattttgAGGTCATTTGCAAAGCTATACAGCGCAAAATATGCAAACAAAGACTCCGAAGAAGCAAAGTACGCACTGTGCTCAACGATAGTATACACGAAGGTGGCAGATAGTCTGGAAAAAAGCAGAGCGAAGCACCTAGACAAGATCAAAGCGGAATCTAAGAGATTAACCCACAACTTGAACCAACTACCCAGAGTTAAGAGTACTGGAGACATGTCACTGCTCATGTCAGCCGCACATTTttcaacaataataacactTGTggttgttttatttttatccacacattttagtatggtttga
- a CDS encoding uncharacterized protein (SJCHGC02352 protein), whose product MATVANPQTPQNQTTNRPARQTSKQCALNKNALDWIIQLIFQLIMIRIIYSLFMNSRSNVSTNKRVVFTKFRSYFEEGEVFDIYGVVTSDVRIDFENLDSSQLVYVNENKTYKYKFNSPYEAKKVTIRPSSKFLKDIRENLYLTVFIIPHKSYLFKASLFYKSKFKEGFQGHYIVKTIPLTKVKRVKKKETVHLINTKNSKEEEEGREKKFFIPRLDINLVYELKELAQVRNDVYFDQYTKHHQQRLYDPLLHLSQFWVLEEHLVPIESAVNPDAPEKEMNVSLAELLKEADKKLFIDDLVVGTVGSKGSSGGESPLRKEETEGTTEDQVHAPGVERTSGQESELDGYYEGEGEGAGTDGGEYEGEGPRELELVVNYSTCSSVYFMLVNNMNTNSSSLWGLDNAKEIETLKKTLMNTNVYYLVFSMLFILLHTVFSAFALKNDIQFWYNNKSMEGLSTITLVVNFVSEYSIVLAVITILQIVIIALYIYDNEKRSFIIMFEILLSVASSFWKLTKAIKIKFIPSYPFFQISSEMTKVEDETREYDKVAIKYMSIILAPCIVGYAIYSLFYKKHKSWYSYIISVLAGSVYTFGFIMMTPQLYINYKLKSVEHLPWRALVYKSLNTFVDDVASFLIEMPMLHRLSCFRDDIIFFCYLYQRWKYKVDPSRNKRGNKIEEKKETPRVEDATEESEKEESENVTRLKEDPKLKG is encoded by the exons atggCGACAGTAGCGAATCCACAAACTCCGCAAAACCAAACGACTAACAGGCCCGCTCGTCAAACAAGTAAGCAGTGTGcattgaataaaaacgCTTTAGACTGGATCATACAGTTGATATTTCAGCTGATTATGATCAGGATTATATACTCCTTGTTTATGAACTCGAGAAGTAACGTATCGACGAATAAAAGAGTGGTGTTTACGAAATTTAGGAGCTATTTtgaggaaggagaagtaTTC GATATCTACGGTGTTGTGACGAGCGACGTGAGAATAGACTTTGAAAACCTGGACAGCAGCCAGCTAGTGTACGTTAACGAAAATAAAACGTACAAGTACAAGTTCAACAGCCCGTACGAGGCGAAAAAGGTGACGATAAGACCATCcagtaaatttttaaagGACATCAGAGAGAATTTGTATCTCACAGTGTTCATAATTCCACACAAGTCGTATCTGTTTAAAGCA AGTCTGTTCTATAAGAGTAAGTTCAAGGAGGGGTTCCAAGGACACTATATAGTAAAAACAATACCTCTGACGAAGGTTAAAAGAGtaaagaaaaaggaaacaGTGCACCtgataaacacaaaaa ATAGtaaggaggaggaggaaggaaGAGAAAAGAAGTTCTTCATACCGAGACTGGATATAAACCTGGTGTacgagctgaaggagctggcaCAAGTGAGGAACGACGTCTACTTCGACCAGTACACGAAGCACCACCAGCAAAGACTGTACGACCCACTGCTGCACCTGTCACAGTTCTGGGTGCTAGAGGAACACCTGGTGCCAATCGAAAGCGCAGTAAACCCGGACGCGCCGGAAAAGGAAATGAATGTGAGTCTGGctgagctgctgaaggaggcAGACAAGAAGCTATTCATAGACGACCTGGTGGTAGGAACAGTAGGCTCAAAGGGAAGCAGCGGAGGAGAGTCGCCGCTGCGCAAGGAGGAGACGGAGGGCACGACAGAAGACCAAGTGCACGCACCAGGAGTGGAACGGACGAGCGGCCAGGAGTCGGAGTTGGATGGTTACTACGAAGGGGAAGGGGAAGGCGCAGGCACCGACGGGGGGGAGTACGAGGGAGAGGGACCGCGAGagctggagctggtggTCAACTACTCGACGTGCTCCTCAGTATACTTCATGCTGGTGAACAACATGAACACGAACTCGTCGAGCCTCTGGGGACTGGACAACGCGAAGGAGATTGAAACGCTGAAGAAGACGCTTATGAACACTAACGTGTACTACCTGGTCTTCTCAATGCTGTTCATACTCCTGCACACGGTGTTCTCAGCATTCGCACTTAAAAACG acATACAATTCTggtataataacaaatcaATGGAGGGACTGTCCACAATAACACTGGTGGTCAATTTTGTCTCAGAG TATAGTATAGTACTGGcagtaataacaatattacaaata GTGATTATCGCATTGTACATATACGATAATGAAAAGAGGTCGTTCATTATCATGTTTGAAATCCTCTTGAGCGTAGCATCGTCGTTCTGGAAGCTGACGAAAGcaatcaaaataaaatttatccCATCGTACCCgttttttcaaatatcAAGTGAAATG acAAAGGTGGAGGATGAAACGAGAGAGTACGATAAAGTGGCAATCAAGTACATGTCAATCATACTGGCACCATGC aTTGTCGGATACGCAATATACTCACTGTTCTACAAGAAACACAAGTCGTGGTATTCATATATCATCTCAGTGTTGGCAGGATCAGTGTACACATTTG gGTTCATCATGATGACGCCACAACTATACATAAACTATAAGCTAAAATCAGTGGAGCATCTGCCCTGGAGAGCATTGGTCTACAA gTCATTAAATACGTTCGTCGACGATGTGGCATCGTTTCTGATTGAAATGCCAATGTTACACAGACTGTCATGCTTCAGAGATGatatcatcttcttctgctACCTGTATCAAAGATGGAAGTACAAAGTGGATCCGAGTCGTAATAAAAGgggaaataaaatagaggagaagaaggaaacaCCCAGAGTAGAAGACGCAACAGAAGAGTCGGAGAAGGAAGAATCGGAAAATGTGACTAGATTGAAAGAAGATCCAAAGTTAAAGGGgtga